The Methanobacterium sp. DNA segment AAATGATGAAGAAGACATTAGAACTGCCTATCAATTAAAACTGGAAACAGTATTTGATAGATTAAAATAATTAATTTTTTAACAATTTTGATAAATAAATCATAGGAGACGGAAACTATGGAAAACAATAAAAAAGGGTGCTGTGGAGAAGCAGAATACAGAGAAGAACCAGTTAAAGATAATCCAGATATTCAAGAAGGGTGCGGATGTGAAGAGCCACCTGCTAATCCAGAAGAAAATGAACCTTGTTGTGGATATGATGATACAGATGCAGAAGAAGCTGATGGATGTGGTTGTGGTTGCGGAGCCGAACATCCAGATGAATCAACAATAGATAACCCCGTTAAGCCAGAATTTATAACAGATGAAAAATTTATTAAAGAATTTGAAAATTATGCTCATTCAATAGGTATAAAAGCTATGGGATACACCCAGCTTACTCCAGAACTATTGATTCAAGATAAATTTATCCAGTATCCGAATGCCATTGTATTAACTATGGAAATGAGTAAAGAACTCATTGGAACAGCTCCAAGCGACAAAACACAAGAGTTGAATGATGCACATTACGCAAAATTAGGTACTTTAACCTATAAACTTTCTGATTATCTTAGAGAACATGGATATGGTACAGAGGTTGCCCATCCTTACGGTGGGCTTGTGAATTTCTCTCAACTTGGTCAAAAAGCAGGCATAGGGTTTATAGGAAAAAATGGTCTTTTAATTACTCCTCAATCTGGTCCGGGACAGAAAATTTCAGCAATATTTGTCAGTATAGCGAATTTACCAATAAAAGATGGAAATGAGCATGCATGGATACCTGAATACTGTGAAAGATGCGGTAAATGTATTAAAGCCTGCCCTGAAAAAGCATTAGTAGAAGAAGAGACTTGCTGTGGAGGCACAGAAGTTAAATTTATACAAAAACTTTGTATTGGATGTAGTCAAGGCTGTACCTACTGTATAGAAGCCTGTCCATTCGATGAAAAGGGATATGAGCACGTTAAAAATAAATTTGATAAATTAAATGCCAAATTAAGGGAAAAGCAAAGAAAAAATTTCGATATTGAATTATGGAATAACTGGGCTGAAGAAAATGCTTCTTT contains these protein-coding regions:
- a CDS encoding 4Fe-4S binding protein; translated protein: MENNKKGCCGEAEYREEPVKDNPDIQEGCGCEEPPANPEENEPCCGYDDTDAEEADGCGCGCGAEHPDESTIDNPVKPEFITDEKFIKEFENYAHSIGIKAMGYTQLTPELLIQDKFIQYPNAIVLTMEMSKELIGTAPSDKTQELNDAHYAKLGTLTYKLSDYLREHGYGTEVAHPYGGLVNFSQLGQKAGIGFIGKNGLLITPQSGPGQKISAIFVSIANLPIKDGNEHAWIPEYCERCGKCIKACPEKALVEEETCCGGTEVKFIQKLCIGCSQGCTYCIEACPFDEKGYEHVKNKFDKLNAKLREKQRKNFDIELWNNWAEENASLFTGLVNGATVAMAMTENEEQIILLEKEDNNLKVNIKAPEELERPVADLMFAMDTKDMSNILKDTNSIKFIELLSSRKVGIYALISQLELVDKGYTPFLGRLGFRLGGGGGCCG